Part of the Triticum urartu cultivar G1812 chromosome 2, Tu2.1, whole genome shotgun sequence genome, AGCGATGAAAGGCTCCTAAAGTTCAACGGAAATGATGTTGCAGTCACTTTAGGACATCTCTCGATGACCAAATATTTTAGTGAATCAAAAAACTGCAATGAGGATAGAGACTGCAAGAACTGGCAGTTGCGTACAGACAAATCCGTGAGCATTGTGCTAACCCCAACTATTTCCAATGCTGGAAGAGATGTTAAGCTAGGCAGGTCAATTATCTCCAACGAGGAAAGACAAGGCAGAGCCTGGAGAAACCTGCTAAAGTTATAGTCAGTGAAATTGCATCGACGAAGCTGAAGCCTCTGTAGAGAAACAAGGGACCCTATTTCTTCGGTAGCAACGACTTGTTCAGCACCAGTTATGTTTAAGGCTACAACAACCTTTAGATGTTGCTTATGGAGTAACCCGTTGAAGTGGCCAGAAGTTGTGCAAACATCCAGTTGGAGCTTCTCTGAATCTGAAGAAAAAGGCACAAGCCTCATGTATGGCATGAAGCATGTACGCTCAATGGTAACTTCACGAGTAGTTGCGGAGAAGGGAGGAATTCCGACCAGTTCTGGACAATCCACTATAATCAATCTTTCAAGGCATGGAAATGAGATCTTGTCCTCTGTGCCAGCCCACTCACGCAACTTTGGGAAGTCATCAAATTCAAGGACACTTAGAGATGGAAATGCCACATCACCGTTGCCATAAAACTCATGTCCAATTCGGTCAACTGCACATAGCTCCTTCATGTGTAAATATCTGAGTGATCCCAAATTTCCCAATGGAGGAAGGATTCCCAAACTCCTGCAATTGATAAGGTGCAAAGAGTGCACTTGCTGCAATGACAATAGCCAACTGGGAGCTTTGGTGCCACAATACCTTCGTATATGAAGTACCTTTATGTCTTGGTGCGGCTTTAAGCCTTCAAGTACCTCCACGTCAGCATGAGGAGGGTTATTCCTACTAGCAAAGCTCCATTCTAAATTTAGAGAATTAAGATGTGTTTTCTTATTCAACTCAGCTTTACATGCTTCTTCATAGCTTGAAACATTTTCTAGATTTTTTATTTTTAGTAGCCCACGAAGACCATTGATGTTCCTCAACTCTTCTAGTTTATGCCCTTCCCTCTTCTCAATGTGGAGCTCAAGTGATCCCtgaagatttgctagccgaccaATGCCCACCAATCCTGCAGTATACTTTGTCTCAACAATAAGGTGCCGCAGATTGACTAGCATAATAATGCTAGCAGGAAGCTTCTCAAGGGAACATTCCCCGGTGAAGCGCAATGTTTGCAGGTGCCAAAGCCTGCCAATTGACTCAGGAAGCCTCTGGATGGAGCCATGGATAGAGAGGTAACGGAGGTGCAATAAGTCATTAATGCAATTGGGCAACTCTTCAGAGTTATAGCAACTAAGATCAAGAACATGCAAATGTTTTGACTTCGCCAGGATACCTTTTAAATTCACCGCAAAATCTTCTTGGAAGCAACTGGAGGAGGATGAAAGTGATGGTTGGATTAACAAGGTGCGCAACTTTTCTAGCCCGGAAAAGTTTGTGAGGCCAGGTAAACTGTTCATGGTGACAGACAAATGGCGCACTGTTGATGGGATGTCAAAATTCATGCCATCATCAATACGGAAGCAGTCCTCCTCCGCAGAAGACTTTGCAAGTTCATGGAGTAGGCCATGCACCAAGTAATAAGTCTTGTGTCCAATGTTGATTTCCTGAAAAAATGAGCGTGAAAGGAGCTGATCAAAATATTCTCTAGCTATGTCTTCCATCCTTTTCTCAGCCCTGCCCTGTGGATGTACAAAACCCTCCGCAATCCAAAGGCGGGACAAATGTGCTGGATCAAACTTATAGTCCTCTGGAAACAAACTGCAATATGTGAAGCATCGCTTGAGGTGTCCAGGCAAGTTCTTATAGCTCAAGAGTAGGGCAGAGAAAACAGTGCCATCCTGTAACCCTGTTTCAAGGATATTTCTCCAATGCGCTTTGCTCCTTGTTTCTCCTAGCAACCCTCCCACCAGCTTGGCAGCCAAAGGTGATCCATTGGTTTTTGTAGCAATTTCCTTTCCAATCAACTGCAGATCTGGATGGACATTCTCGTCATCAATGGGAAAAGCATGTTCCTTGAGCAGGGACCAGCAGTCATCGGTATCCAACGGATTTACAGTGTACACCTGCGAGGAACCCAATATGTGAGGTACCATGCGAGAAGTCACCAAAATTCTGCTTCTGCTATCTGCTGAAAGAAGAGGAGTGAGGATGCCCAGTAAGATTTCATCCTTACTGTTGCATACATCATCTAGAACAATCAGGCATATCTTGGATGCCACAAATTGACGAAGCTCGGACTGAAGCACTTGAAAATCCACCATCTTATTCTCATCAGATCCAACCCAAGATGGTTGGGCCGATCTTAAAATCTCTGTTGCGAGCTCCATTTGGTTGGAGACACTGGAAACTGACACCCAACATCTGACATCAAAATGCTTCCTGACGCTTTCATCGTTGAATACCATCTGAGCGAGTGTTGTCTTCCCAATTCCTCCATCACCAACAAGAGAGACCATTATCTCCGGTGTGGCCTCGCCGCATGACCGGATGAGCATCCGCACGACCTCATCCCTCTCCCTGTCGCGCCCATACACCACCGTCTGACGAGTGTCGCTGACGGAACCAATCGACGATGGCGGTGGACTGGAAAACTGGCCTTGGCCCTTGTCTAGGAGAGGGACAAGCCTGCGAGCTTTCTCATTCACAGCTTTGATCTCCCTGATGACCCTGTTTGGATTGGAGCGGTTCCATCGACACCTCAGAGCAAGAAGCAGCTTGAACAGATGATTGAGAATCTTGTTACGTGGAACAAGGTTAGATTGAAGCCTGTGGTACTCAATCTTGTCTTGAATCACTTCGATGGAGTAGGTGGCGTCTCTTGCCTGCTGTGCCGGTGCCCCATGTCGTGGATCGGCGACGGCAGAGATGAACCAGATCTGGAGCATATTGGTCTTGAGCAACTCCAGCTCGGTAGCGACGACCTTGATCCACCTTGGCACCCATTTCCAATGGCCCTGGTCAAGCGATTGGACCTCCTCGGCAAGTCCCTCCATGGCCCGGGCAACCGAGTCGACCAGCTTCGGGGCCTCCGCCAGACTAGAAGGATCCAAACCGGATATCGCGTCGGCCTTTGTGAACTTCATCATGGGATCACCTGGGTTCGAATCAAGGAAAATGAAAATCTTGATTATTAAATAAGAGAAGGGGTTTGCTAAAACTCAGCCGACTGAGTTTTAACAAAGTCTTAGTCGATTGTCTCACCATTAGATCGACAATGCTTTATGATTCCTACAACATTTGTTTATCTTATGTTTAAGTGGAAATGtttagggcacatctagatgtgccctacttattgcacatctaagtgagtgaatcaagtataaaaagaaaaaggaaaaagaaaaagaaaatatccACACGAATCTCAACGTAAGATCAATGATataggacttagatgtgcaatacttatggcacatctagatgtgctttagcaaaactgtatGTTTAATCAGCCGGCCGACCTGTGCTTTCTTTTTCTTTGCGTGGGATAGGGACGCGTGCATCATGGGTTGGGTGCCCGCTGCCAGGTGAGCTTTTTCTTTGTATTTGTGGGGCTTTTTTGTTTGATTTGTTTTCACTTATCTATATCCTcgcttttttttatttttctagtTAGTGTTTTTTAACTTTTTTTGTCCGTGTTGCTTGTGACATTGTTTTTTTTTGCATTCTTATTTACagtattttttgtttttatttccttttttaaAAACTTTTTTCCTACCAACGACAAGATTCTTTCTATCCTTTTATTTTTTACTATataataattttttaaaatttgaaaatAGTGCCCTCCATTTGCACAATTGCCTCTGAACTGCAATTGCATGTCTGTAACTACTATTAACACTCAATAGTGTTTTGTCAAGGAGGGGATAGTTGGATGTCTACCACAACACATGCTATTACATTAGTCGCCTCCACCTGCAACTACATGTATTCAATGCGATTGCATCTTCGTGGTGTTTCGTTGGGAGGATGCAGTTGCATGTCTATAAGGGCATGCAACTGCAAGCGTCACCCGTGACTACACCTCTGTGGTGTTTTTATCGGGGGAGGGAGAGTTGCATGTCTACCATTAGACATGCAATTGCAAGGGTCTCCCCTAACAACAACTGTATGTCTTCAGCATGATGACAACTAGGTGATGTTTTTGTCCGGACAAAGAGGAGTTGCATGTCCGCTACTGGGCACACAATTGCAAGTGTCGCCTCGACTGTAACTGCATGTCTTCAACGCGACCGCAACTCTATGATATTTTTGTCAAGAGGAGGGGAGAAGTTGCATGTCCTCCACTAGTCACCCAACTGCAATTGTTGCCCTCGACTGCAACTGCATGTCTAGACAAACAACTCCAGGTGCGCCCCTAACTGCAACTGTATGTCTTCAACGAGAGTGCAATTTTGGGAAGCTTTTATGTTTTGTCGCGGGAAGAGCGAATATGCATATCTGCCAGTAGATGCGCAATTGCAAGTGTGAACCCCGACTGCAACTGCATGTCTTCAACGTGACTTCATGGAGGTTTTGTGTTTTGTCAGGGAATGGGTGAATATCCGTATATGGCACTAGGTGCACAACCGCAACTGCCAACGCCGACTGCAAATGCATGTCTTCAACGCGATTGCAACTTGAAACAGATTATGCATTTTGTCGAGGAAAGGGCGAATATACATATCTGCCACTAGGTGCGCAACTACAAGTGACCCCGACTGCAACTACATGTCTTCAACAACTTGGGAAGGATTTTGTGTTTTGTCAGGGGAAGGGGGAATTTGCATATCTACCACCAGATACGCAACTACAAGTGTTACCCCCGACTCCAACTGCATGTCTTCAACACAATTATAACCTGGGGTCGGAaatattttattttatatttttgcCACCATGCCATACGAAGGCGAAATTTGAAGAATATAACTTTTTTTTACAAATTAGGAATATCTTTTTATCATCACAGGGACACAATATCAATGAGGTGAAAATTATAATAAAAGGAAGCAATacaaaacagaaaaaagaaagtaaaatgaaaaaaaatgcGTGACCAAATGAGAGACGAACAACTAGCAGAAAAAAATGGCAAGTGCAGGCTGTCCAAACATTATTAGTTTTTTGAGGGGTGTCCGAACATTATTAGTAGAGAAAAACAAGCCAGCCTTGTTTTTGTAGTGGCCGCTTGTAGTATTGCTCTAGTTGACGACGGGCCTTAtctaagggcatgtacaatggttgataagatagtcatatcttaagttttgcatgtaatttagagatgacaaGGAAAAATGTCTACAACGGGTcatctcttagccttatcttcaataactagcaattcctaaaaatgtggtgagacatattgtactaagagatcatctcttgtcttatcttaaataagagaagacaagccttCTCTTATGAGTCTTATGAgttctctctcctccacctcatcatttatcgTACATGGCACTCCTAAGatagcaccattgtacatgccctaagtGGCCAAACCCAGCGCAGAACAAACGTAAAATGAGACAACGAGAAAAATCGTATGCGATCTAAATGACTGACTTCAGCGACTAAGACTTCTCTAGGTCTCAGTCGACTTTGCAAATGGGAACATAAATGTTGTATGTTAGCATATGACTTACCTGCTCGTATTCTTTTTTTGCGAGGGGCCTTACCTGCTCGTATTAATATGATTATGTAAAACAAAGTATTTTGATAAACATTTAGCATTCGGTGATAATTTATTGGTATTTGTAAAAAACCAAAAGTAAGAGTGAAAAATCGTAACTGATAGAATAAAGGATAAAAACGACATAAGGGTAAACGAAGAATGAGCGGATGACGGAAACTTAGGTCTTTTTTTTAAGTAGAAGAGATATTACTTTGCGCTCAATGCGACATATCCGTAGAACTATTTTTGAAGACGATACCGAGGTCGCTTAATCGCAATTGCAAAAGCTGTTGAGGGTCATATGATCATTCGTTTAAACTAAAGAGTGTATTGATAGAAATTACTGCATATTCATTGATGAAGTGTCTCGCGGCTCTTCGAGTGCTTGCCTATGGGTGCTCGGTCGACGCCATTGACTATGCTCGAATTGGGAAGATATAATCCTAAAGGCAGTTAGTGTTcaaaatatgccctaaaggcaatactAACTTTTTTATTATTCTATTTTCATGTTCATAATTAAGTTTATATTCCTATGCTAGAATTGCATTGGTTTTGAACATGAGATTTGGAGTAAAACTTAATTGCATGTGTAgacaaaaaaatagaaaaacataTCCTAGTCAGGCTTCTCGACCAGCTCATGTATTGTTGATGATTCTGTTTTTCCTTACCACGAGCATAGCTAATGCCTAATGCGACAAAGATGCCGTCAATAATGAGAACACATTGTTAGGGTAACAATAACCCAACTTATGAAATAATGTGAAATCGGGTCCACAATATGTTGCCGGTATTTTCTCATAAAGTGTTAACATTTACTCGTGTCCTTAGACCATGAGAATATCGTAAACCTAGATACCTGATGGTTACTTTGGGGTTGCGAACTGTTACACTATGATCTGGTAATTATAATGGTCATTTTTTGGTGCACCCGAAAGTATGGCATGGTGCTAGATACGACAAGACCAAGATTTGTTGCTCCGCCAGTGGAGAGATACACTCTGGGCCCACTCACTATTATGGTGTCCTGCATCGCCTGTTCGGATattgtgactaaggagttagtcatggCAATTGTGGATTATTAAAAAACAATGATAACTAGGTATAGTAATGAAGGAGTTGATCATGAGGATACCGCCAAGTCTTGCCTTGGGTTGTGTAACATAATGAGAGGCCAAAGGAATTGTATGAAACAATACAATGACCGCTCGATAAAGATCTTTGATTTTATGTGAAAATTATTATGGGTGTCCAGATCCCACTAATAATTATTGACTGGAAGTTGTTATGGACATGTCCACATATTCACAAACCTAAGGGTCACACGCTTAACGACTAGCGACATTTATCATTGCTATGGGATGATGGAGAATCGTGGATAAAGGTTCCCACGGTGTTTCAAATTTATCTCGAAAGTGTTCTGGGAGGTTGTAGAGTGTCCCTTTGATATCAAAAAATATTCTGGAAGGTTTCGGAATGCTCTAGAAGGTGATGGAAGCTTCTAGAAAGGTCTAGAAGGTTTTGTAAGTTTCTAGAATATTCTAGAAGGTTTCACATGGGCATCCCCGACTTGCTTGGGGTCAAGGCAGCCCATGGGCCAAAGTCGGCCAACCCCCTACTTACTTGCAAGGCAAGCAATGGAGCAGGAGTTCGAGGAGGACTCCAACTCCTGTGGTCGATTGACCCGCTTGGCAACTCATACTTCTCCAACATATCTACAATTTTTTATATTTCCATGCCATGTTTGTATCATTTTGGCATCATTTTTCTTGGACTGATATATTAATTAAGTGTCTAGTGTGAGTTCTTCCTTTCTGCATGTTTTGGGATTTTCAGGAAAATTCATTTTATCTGGCTAAAAAAAATCTGATTTTTTAAAGAAGTTTTGCACTAGGAATCTTCTGGTGGCCACGTACATAGGCCAGGGGATGGCCCATGGCCCCCCAAGTTCCCCCTCCACGCGGACAAGCGCCACGTGCCCGCTCGTGCTCCGCTCCACTGCCTCTCGATGCCTACACCTTTTATATATACCTGAAAATGTCTGAGAATTTTCAACCCTATTTTTTCCACCACCACACCTCTTTGTTCTGTGATGATCCAATCCGAAGGCCCTCTCTAGAGCTCTATCGGAGGGGAATTCTTCACAGTGGCCATCTCGATCCACTTTAAGGTCACCATGATCAGTCGTGAGTAGTTTCCTTTGGACTATTCCTTTGTTTTCCCTCCCATGTTTCTCAATACAAAGATCACATGAGTTTTCCTACATGATTGTGATCCATCGGTTGTCGTCTATTGGTGTGTTTGTTGCagtgtgatgaattgtcactttaTGATCAGATTTATCCATGGTTCTCTTTGCACTAGTAGAAAATAGGGCTTTGGTCACATCTCAATATACACATTACATTAAAGGCATTCGTCCCGGTTCAaatgagacctttagtcccggtttgagccacgaaccgggactaaagggtgcgatgccctttagtcccggttcgtatctcaaaccgggactaaatattagacctttagtcctggtttgat contains:
- the LOC125535160 gene encoding putative disease resistance protein RGA1 → MVTRLGQLCCIQNTNASSTRTYARPLVPPLSAQRSDTRRSQDGLTSIGAPVCCLSSRLCGVPNSRRSTCAHCPAGVAPSSSSNEWPRDPNIPPTSTAATRREHDFARGDPMMKFTKADAISGLDPSSLAEAPKLVDSVARAMEGLAEEVQSLDQGHWKWVPRWIKVVATELELLKTNMLQIWFISAVADPRHGAPAQQARDATYSIEVIQDKIEYHRLQSNLVPRNKILNHLFKLLLALRCRWNRSNPNRVIREIKAVNEKARRLVPLLDKGQGQFSSPPPSSIGSVSDTRQTVVYGRDRERDEVVRMLIRSCGEATPEIMVSLVGDGGIGKTTLAQMVFNDESVRKHFDVRCWVSVSSVSNQMELATEILRSAQPSWVGSDENKMVDFQVLQSELRQFVASKICLIVLDDVCNSKDEILLGILTPLLSADSRSRILVTSRMVPHILGSSQVYTVNPLDTDDCWSLLKEHAFPIDDENVHPDLQLIGKEIATKTNGSPLAAKLVGGLLGETRSKAHWRNILETGLQDGTVFSALLLSYKNLPGHLKRCFTYCSLFPEDYKFDPAHLSRLWIAEGFVHPQGRAEKRMEDIAREYFDQLLSRSFFQEINIGHKTYYLVHGLLHELAKSSAEEDCFRIDDGMNFDIPSTVRHLSVTMNSLPGLTNFSGLEKLRTLLIQPSLSSSSSCFQEDFAVNLKGILAKSKHLHVLDLSCYNSEELPNCINDLLHLRYLSIHGSIQRLPESIGRLWHLQTLRFTGECSLEKLPASIIMLVNLRHLIVETKYTAGLVGIGRLANLQGSLELHIEKREGHKLEELRNINGLRGLLKIKNLENVSSYEEACKAELNKKTHLNSLNLEWSFASRNNPPHADVEVLEGLKPHQDIKVLHIRRYCGTKAPSWLLSLQQVHSLHLINCRSLGILPPLGNLGSLRYLHMKELCAVDRIGHEFYGNGDVAFPSLSVLEFDDFPKLREWAGTEDKISFPCLERLIIVDCPELVGIPPFSATTREVTIERTCFMPYMRLVPFSSDSEKLQLDVCTTSGHFNGLLHKQHLKVVVALNITGAEQVVATEEIGSLVSLQRLQLRRCNFTDYNFSRFLQALPCLSSLEIIDLPSLTSLPALEIVGVSTMLTDLSVRNCQFLQSLSSLQFFDSLKYLVIERCPKVTATSFPLNFRSLSSLKVLRISHCSELQSLPMCGLPSSLETLHITGCHPELSKQSRNMKGHYVEKLAIGNCT